In a single window of the Cerasicoccus sp. TK19100 genome:
- a CDS encoding SET domain-containing protein, which yields MAKKKKPVWELRGSSIHNQGMFARVNIKAGEKVIEYVGELVPKAESEKRCLEWDAKARKSGEGLVYIFDLNEKYDLDGNTDDNPAKFINHSCDENCEAINEDDRIFIYAKKDIKKDEELSFDYGYDIECFLDHPCRCGSDNCVGYIVAKDSRPKLKKLLRKKKKKEDEKASAKKKKKAAKKTKKTAEKKSKKAAAKKPKADKAAKSAKKKKKKS from the coding sequence ATGGCAAAGAAAAAGAAACCGGTCTGGGAACTGCGCGGCTCCTCCATCCATAACCAGGGTATGTTTGCCCGGGTGAACATCAAGGCGGGTGAGAAAGTCATCGAATACGTCGGTGAGCTCGTCCCCAAGGCGGAGTCCGAAAAGCGCTGTCTGGAGTGGGACGCCAAGGCCCGCAAGTCCGGCGAAGGCCTGGTTTACATTTTCGACCTCAACGAAAAATACGACCTCGACGGCAACACCGACGACAACCCCGCCAAGTTCATCAACCACAGCTGTGATGAAAATTGTGAGGCCATCAACGAGGACGACCGCATCTTCATCTACGCCAAGAAGGACATCAAAAAAGACGAGGAACTGTCCTTCGATTACGGCTACGACATCGAGTGCTTTCTCGACCACCCGTGCCGCTGCGGCAGTGATAATTGCGTCGGCTACATCGTCGCCAAAGACAGCCGCCCGAAGCTGAAAAAGCTCCTCCGCAAAAAGAAGAAAAAGGAGGACGAGAAGGCCTCGGCGAAGAAGAAAAAGAAGGCCGCCAAGAAAACGAAAAAGACCGCTGAGAAGAAATCCAAGAAGGCGGCCGCGAAAAAGCCCAAGGCCGACAAGGCGGCGAAATCCGCCAAAAAGAAAAAGAAGAAATCGTGA